The genome window GTCGATTTTAGGCGAATTTCCAGAAAGTGAATACCATACGGCAATGATTAAGTTGGTGGATTATACGTGCGAGCGTAAAAAATAAAACCGGATTAAACTTACGCCTAACCCGGTTTTTTATCTCAAAAAAGTTCTGTCTATTTATCTAAATGCACATCCATTTGTGGATAAGGAATACTCAATCCTTCTTTCTCAAAAGTTTTATACACTTTTTCATTCATTGCAAAATAAACTCCCCAATAATCACTTGCATTAACCCAGGCACGTACAACAAAATTTACGGAGCTGTCTGCCAACTCGCTGAGCGCAATAAAAGGTTCGGGATCTTGTAAAACACGTTTATCAGCATCTAATAAGGTACGTAGAACTTCTTTGGCTTTATCGGCATCATCGCCGTATCCAATTCCAAAAGTCCAATCAACACGGCGTGTAGATTGTGTCGAAAAATTAACCATTGCACCAGTTGAAAGACCTCCATTTGGAATGATGACTGTTTTGTTATCTCCTGTAGTAAGAATGGTATTGAAAATTTGGATTTCTTTAACGGATCCCATGTGCCCTTGAGCATCAATAAAATCACC of Bacteroidales bacterium contains these proteins:
- a CDS encoding mechanosensitive ion channel, which gives rise to MENLWNEYLPLIVEYGTGLIYALFVLIIGLWIAKLITKSVKKLMLKGEMDNSLVPFLTSLISTVLKLLVVISALGMLGIEMTSFIALLGAAGLAVGMALSGTLQNFAGGVMILIFKPFKAGDFIDAQGHMGSVKEIQIFNTILTTGDNKTVIIPNGGLSTGAMVNFSTQSTRRVDWTFGIGYGDDADKAKEVLRTLLDADKRVLQDPEPFIALSELADSSVNFVVRAWVNASDYWGVYFAMNEKVYKTFEKEGLSIPYPQMDVHLDK